The DNA window CCGCCGCGTGCCAACCTCGTTCTCCGCCGTACTCCGCCACCACCTGCCGTCGCGGTAGCCGCTTCCCCCTGCACTCTCCTTCTTGTCCTTCCTCGGTCGCCTTCTTCTCTCCCTGGCCacttccttttcctctccccgcttcaccgtcgccgccccgccgtGCAAGCCCCACCGCCCGCTCGACCGAGCCGGCCTCGCTCCTCTCCCTTCGCctgcactgccaccgccatgcCGAGCCGCCGTCTCCGTAGATGCATCGCCACTGCTCGCTAGTGCTCGCCACCACCGGCActcgtcgtccgccgccgccggtcgtcgtcgctaCCGCCTCCCACCGGCCGTCACCGAGCTAGCTGCCGCCTGCCGGCCGAGCTCTCCTTCCCCTCCACTATTTCGGTCaagccctctccctcctctatCTTGAGCTGCTGGccagtggggcccacctatcagcgaCCGTCCCCAGTGACCAGTCGGACCTCTTTGCTAGGCGtcagcctccctctctcttcttggCTGGGGTTACCAGCCCATGGCCCCATCTGTTAGCCACCTGCCTTCCTAGCCCATGGGTCCCACCTATCAATCTCTCTCCCCTCGGCTGTCTCGCCAACAGTTGGGGCCCACTTGTCCGCAtatcctcctctctccttgctgacaTCATCGCCTCCATTAATTAcgcaataattcaattaaggtttttctctttagtttaaaaacacagttacaCTTCTCAAATTCacaactaattcatctagtctttgTTTTAgtctattcaaatttcattaaatctaaaaaaatgtcaagaatacattaaaaatagtttctttctctgtttcagtagttttatagcctgtttttgcctgtttgctttgtttgtcgtaggttttgactcCGTCGAAGCGTTGTTCGTTCTTGAAGTCATCGCTCAAGTTTCTCGtgggtcagagcaaggcaagtggcaccttatccttgaacatattgatccgatgattgcaaaaaatactcgctttacattcaaatatgcattgtatttaaatgtatttactttatttatttattgggcaattacttttatatccgttgatttcccattattattatttccattctagggttaatttgactagaattagggttagaaaatgcttagccatgcttagttcaactagctcatggGTTAATGTTTCGTTAATGCTAGAGGGTTAATTACCCGTCaagggttaatgccaactaaaatattgcttatggtgggctgtgggtgcatggctttgagagtcgcacccatggcaattaaggactggttctcgggaaaccctaaAAGTCTTACacatactaaccacaagccgaaatgggtaaggtgggatttgaagtgtagctttgaactatttgacgtacctaggcaagggtgggcgtgatggagtatggatgggagtcgtggtgtaacgatggcctatgttGCTTCCTGATTCACCAAGGCATAAGAGGGGAAaacccgacttggtgtaaagaagggggtgaaacctgaagtgcggtgcgattgaatagggagggttatgcgatgGGTCCTGATTCCTTTCCGTGGTATTGTGGAGATACACCGTCACACGTTCATGTGTAGTGGAACTgtatcttgtgggtaaagttgtacatctCTGATCAAAGTAAAGGTatggggcgaactgacagattcactgggattagtcaAATCTTTAATAAATTGATGAACTtagaattggtttgaccctgcgtaACTGTTATAACGTtagcagtggtttgggtctgtcgctacgtggtgtaacgttaggCTGAAGGTTGACCTTGTCGctacgtggtttaacgttcgacagcggtctaagcctgtcgcaacgtgcatggtgtaacgttggacagcgaatgaatattttaaatgcttactttactttttattcagtctattttatctacggTTTTGCTAATTattgcagctttgtgcaaattaaccttagcctattctTGATAcccaattgcattcattattctcctctcttgggtgttacttgctGAGTACCGTGGCTCGCACTcaaccttgcttaattttttcccctccaGAGCAAGTGCAAGAGCCTATGTTAGAAGGAGGTAGTTCCCAAGATTGAAGTGAGGTTTTAGtgcgccgtcaagaatgcctgtggtgtggagccgtcatcgtcaagctgaagctgaagattagatggtttttggtttgtttcttttttcactgtatttcgatagataattgtttttatttgcttttaagttgtgaaactgtgtattaatttgtcacaGTGTGTACTCGAATTGATTcctaaaccaaaatttaatatatgctattgttcagaaattgatgtaaatttctgggcgtgacattttTAAAGAACAATCATTAAAATATGAGTAATTAAATCCCGAGTAACTCGGAATTACTCAAACTTTGGCACATACTTAGCAACATTTTAAGTGCTTAGGATTGGTCCAGCTAGCACCTgcatttttggaagaaaacaaGCTATCGACCCATTTTAAGGGCATGTCGTTGATATCACAATCATGATAAATTATGGGTTTCATATTTCCGTTAGGCtaatcataaaaatcacaATGCTCTCTATGACATGGTATAATTGCGCCGTCACCGTGCGAAGCCGACGAAGGGACACCATCACACTTGGTCATTGTTTGGCCGCTAGCTCACCTAGCACCACGTCCCAGGTAGCTGGAAAGGCACATTCTTTGCCTCAAGGCTATATATGCactatatatctttttaataaCTCAATCATTCATTTGATCCAATAATGGATTGCTTAACGTATGATTGACTCCCCCAATTACTTTTGGCTTGGCCACGCACTTTTATAAGCTATAACTCCGAGGGGCCTGAAGATATCTCTCCAATGAGGGTAAAACCCATCTTGATTTTATCATCCCACTATATGTTTCATAGTATGTCCAAAGACTACTTTTATAACTACTCAATCATGAAATAGTGTTTAATAGTACCTAAGCAATCCAATACACATTTTGGGAACCATGGTAATATCAAGCCCAAGGATTACACATCAATACTTGATGAGAATACTGATACACATCACATATAGCTCTTGCAGTGTCTTGTGTTAGATCTATCCAGCATCATGTTCTTCAATATGTATCACCATTTATTTGTTGTCTTCATATATACCATGAGACATGAGACATGATCATCAATCAATACATATGCTGATTATCTAATcacatttgtttcatatttgatatttaattAGGGAACCTTTGAAGAAATAGTAATGGCAAAGAGTCTCATATGAAACACTATTTCATGACATGTAGTTAGATAGCTGAGaatcatatatacatgtagtttcctatgcttaattaattattgtactACATACATATATCAGGGCCTAGCACAGTGGAGTAGTATATAGCAAACAACTGAAATGAGCTGAATTAATTCTCTACCTAATCTCTGGTAGTGATCGATATGATCTAACATAACGAAAGAATCAATTCAGAAGAAGTATCATTTGCTTTCTGTTCATTTATTGCCATCATAAGGTCTTTAATCAActccataaatatatttttcagcacAAATTTGTGAGTTTTCACTCAGAAATTTACAGAAGTTGACTGCCTGAACGGAAAAAAACAGCTGCTCTGAAAGAAACCTTTGTTGTTCAACAATACACAACAACCTAACTGGGTTTTAAAATCTATCATGTTCATGCAGTTGTCCTTTATGGCCATAACCTAGGGAAATAAAGACCATACTTTTGGAGCATATAatactatattaattatgGAAAAATATCACCATCTACTAAATCAAATGGAAAAACATTCATAGGAAACCAAACAATTAATAGAACATAAGATactctaaaatttatgtatatggACAtgataataagaaaaatatatgtcaaTAACCAGAAGAAATTTACAGTATTGTCGATCTCTGAATATGTGGATAAtggaagtaaataaaattatccaaaaaaaagaagcccCCAcggtaaaattgaaaatttggttAATTACTGAGGGAAATGATGATTACTAATGCATTACCAAAAAAAGGACTGGCGAATGGTACGTGGACAGCTAGCAGCAGAAGTGTCTCCACGATCGGtcaaaattaaatcttttagCTTACTCAGTTGGGAAACTAACTCAAATCACAGTCAAGCTAAATATGCGCCTAATGATTGATTTCATGCGACATTGCGACTAAAGTGCCTGGCTCTTTTGAAACCTCCCGCATAAATCATTGCCACTGCACtgaacatgtatatagttttttttttcacaagaaTTGGTATCTAAGTGAAAAAGAATTACTAATATTACTAGATACAACACTAAAAATGAAGTAATATATTTGCGTAgcgtaaataaattaaactcaCGGAACAAGGACTAAAATAAGAGGACtaaaactaaatagaaaaaacacggGTATGATGATCAGGAAAGAAGGCGGATCTAGATCGCTCACTAGAGATATTTATACGACGGTGCATATGATTACGCAAGACTACTCGGGGGCGAGATAACCGAGTTATCAGCTCTACTTACGAGTTACTTGGCAGATGCACctccaatttaattttataaagttagaCAACATATATGGTAGATTGAAAATGTTAACTAGGGAGCTAGCTTCCCCATGTTGTAGGTGATGATCAACCAGCTTCCCCTTAGGAGTTGGAACCCGACCGGCACGTAGGGGTGGGAATGGGCCAAGGCCCGTGTGTTCTTTTACAATCCtatttagttcttaaaaattttttagtccaaaactctatacaattttatttttaacccgtTTTGAACCCGGTCCTTAAATTTTCTAGGCAAAATGGTTgggcccattaccacccctaccGGCACGACAGTTGCAGGTCACAGTGGTGGAACATGTAGTAAGTGCAGCTCTAGCCTCTAAATCACCTTGATATATATGAGCACATGAGTGACTCTCAATGTTGAATGCTATGCAGGCCAAGGCACACGCCGACCTCCTCCCAACCGGTATCAAAACGGTCTAGGTCAATCTTGCTGAGGTTCTGGTACACTTATCAGTAGAAGGTACAATGTGGGTCATGAGTGTGCTTCTccactaatatatttttaattctttacTGAGGCattggaaaatatagtaaGATTTTGAATTGCAAACTGGGGCCGGGACAGCAAATACTATATAGTATGTATGGACTAGGCTTGCCAGCAGGGAtgatatttcttcttttttgagATCTGGGAGATGGGAAATCCACTCGCTCAAGCGTAACTCTTCGTTTTAATCGGATAGCTAGTTTTTACAAtgagagaaaaagataaagtGAGATTGACCATGAATTGCTCTAAGAATTAAGAACGCGAAAGATTGCACATGGGATTGTTGTTCTCATCACATGACCCTCTCGAACACCTTCGAACTCTTGCCTTAATTATACAAGAATATGGTGctaatgaatttttaatccTCAAAACATCTGATAGACCATCACTGCTTCTCTACATTACTTGGATGAACATGTCCAGAGAATCGTTTATGCCCTCCTGCTACTCACATTCCCCTATGAAATAGGACGGTCTTAAACCTAAGAAACATTAAAAGGATCATTAGGGACCATTTTAGATATGCTTTGCTTAGTCAGGCTTAGATTATATTCAGTATTACAACACAGCTGGGCTACTATGATAGTTAATTTAATCCTTCTTTCTTCACCACCCACACATTGTTTGTTAATCTTCAATGGACTCTGTCCTTTATCATTAAtttgtttctatatatataatcttttgttttcttaatttataTCCAGATATCAACAAACATAAGAGTGTGCCTCTGCTATAAGTTGTTAACCGTGCAGCCACACAAGTCCAGTAAAGAATTGTCTAGTTCCGACAGAGACACAGCATTGATCCATACTAGTGATGATTAATTAGATGTCTTCTTGAACGCACGGCTGCCAAATTACTATTTCGATATTGGTGGCAAATATTCCGTACTGATCCGAGCTGATTTTGCACAGTACTCATAAGAAATAACTCTTAGATAGTACCTAGATCTTCCAAGTATTCAGCACTCGACACACTGTTTGTGATGAATCTATCTCATAAGAAATAACTCTTAGATAGTACCTAGATTTTCCAAGTATTCAGCACTCGACACACTGTTTGTGATGAATCTATCTCATAAGAAATAACTCTTAGATAGTACCTAGATTTTCCAAGTATTCAGCACTCGACACACTGTTTGTGATGAATCTAATTTATCCTATTCAAATACAACAGTATCTATAGCATTGTCAGTTCACTTATAATGTTATTTTTGCCCCCAAAAACCTCGTCATTCAGGAACCTAAAGATTTATACTGCTCTTTTTTGAAAGTCTAATTAAGAACAAAATAGGATAAGATGGGTGCGAAACAGAAATCATTACCCATTTTGAGATTTCCAACATTTGGGTAGGATAGGATGGGATGTGTAATCCTACCTGACGGATAGACTGCTAGGCAAAATTATGAAACAGCGCATCTATCAAAAGGAAATTTAGTTGTAGCTTTTATTGTGTGGAAGGGCATTATGGTCATTCTAGAAAGTTCCTTTTCTCACCCATCTCATCCaaccacaaaatatttttcatttcccACCCTCCTCATCCCATTTTTCAAACATGCCCCAAGGGCAAGTGGAATGACTAGGCTATTTGTTGAGCATGGGCCTTGTGGCCCATAGGCCCACAACTAGCCTATCCTAGGGTTTTGCTCTAGTTATGTAGTATAAATACACCTTGTACTTCTGATTTCCCTCCTGTCCCCAAAATTTTGTCTTGATGGCTTGGTGAGGTCAGTTTTTCTTCAATATCCTGTTCTTGCCTTATCTTTCCCTAGTCCCATCTATTTCTTACTCTTGCGACTATATGCAGGTCAGATCTTGTGTGGGGAGCGGTTTTGCAACAACAAAGCTCTCTAGGGAAGTTCATCAACTTTGATTTGGTAAGCTTCCCTGGCCTAGCAAGAACTCCGGACTTTTCATGCCTCTCCTCCAAAGTATGCTGGTCACTGCTATATGAGCACTGTTGCAACTGAGTTCTACAATCTCACACAATAGCAGTTATTTCCAAGCTGCCTAGCTAGGGGGGATTATCTCCCTTCTCACAAAGGTCAATCACTGTGTAGCTAGATTTCAGTTTCTTCATGATAATGATAGATCAACCTGATGGCTTGCATATTGTTTTTGCTGTCCAGTAGCTGTGGTTCTTATGTTGAATCATGCAGTTCATATAGTGCTGTTACTTGGTTTAGCCTTGGTTTTGTGTTTTCTTGGTTTTATGTGGAACGACCGGGGCTATTCTGTAGGTATGGACAGAAACTTGCCAAGGGGACTGACCATCGAGTTTTAGTTTTAGATTgataataatgaaaaaaaaatgttgattaATTTATGTCCAAACACAACGACatagaattaattaagattTTACAGGATGTCATAGTAATTTATTCACCCTGGATAATTATCTGCCTCGCTCATTGCTTTTGGCTTCTTGATGACTATCCCTTTCATAGCTTAATTTCCATTTGATTCAGGATTTGTTTTAGACTCGAAAAGCCAGTGTTTGAACCCCTCTTTCGAGACATCTATCCAtagaccccccccccccccaaaaaaaaaagaatttcactATTAGTGCAATACGTATGTTCATTCTGGGGTCACAAGTTAAATTATCCtccataatatattttgtaaaaccGCCAGATAATCACTTTTTTTTCACGACAGTCTGAAACTCACTATCTAAATTTCGTTGTCATAAATTGGTTTTTGTTATgaaatatgatataaaattattatttcagCACATTGCATGTTGTTAGGACTCAATATAATTGTTTATCACCAAggaaataatttttgttaaGACCACATCATTCTATTGTAAGAATCATTATCAATCTCCTATGTTATGTTAGTTTTACATATAGTCCTATGCTATTTTTCCCTGATTGTGTTTGTACTGGGGCAAAGGAGCAAGGTTTGGATTGAAGTATGTGATTGCTGTGGAATGGCAGcagaaaatttaatatttggaTGTGGCCGTCTGTGaaagcaaaatataaaatgccCATTTAGCTTTGTTAATTTGCAATTAATTCTGGATGTATTGCCTGTTTCATGTCTATAAGAAAACATTGTATGCATTGCAATTTTCCTTTCTGATCAATCGGACGGAAACATGGTGCAACGAtcagataattatttttcttcagtCACAGAaacattgtatatatttttctctttatatACTTAGACCTGAAAGAAAAACGACAACTATTTATACATAAAGAGGAGGGTTAAAACATCCAAGGATTCAGCCATTCTTTTGTGATTCAACTAAAGATAAAACTGGATTCATGCCATCGTGGTATTCTTTTGCCCTTTGCTCAATATTTAGTTAGGAGAATAGAAAGTGTACAACAAtagatttgcttcggtccaacaaaaaaatatttcgagatatcggtacctcgcagtaccaaatcatttctgatcgttggatctaacagtgcaaaTCCTACTTAGCTGCTTTCAATGATGGAAAAcgtggaccggagcaaatctcatacAACAAACTCCACGCCTGGCGGAAACAACTACGAGACACACCCCAACCAGAACTTTGCAAAATCTAGGGCTCTCTCTTCATAAAGTTCCCACGCTTTCTGTGCTATGTCTCCTGGTGAAgatgaataaatataattttattgccGTTCTACATTCAAATATTTCCCCTTCTTCTACATATGTCCTTAACTATCAATCAATTATAACTGATATAATGCTTGCTTTCCATTGCTGTCGCACCCCtgtcataaaattttcacaaaaattaaTGCGAACTGATCTACTGTGCGCTCAAATTTGTTTCTAATGCTGCAGGTTAATTCGGAGAAGGTACTGAAAATGGAGGGAAAAACTGAAGGCACATCGTCGACGCCGCCTGCACTTGCTTACATTCCCAGATATGATAAGGACGATGAACACAGGCCAGCCATAATTTGTGCTCTCACTGCTCTACCAATTCCTCCAGCTGCGGCACAAACTGCAGCTGAGGCATCAGCATCAGCGCATGCCAAGTGGCAGCGTCGCACGTTTTGGACAGAGTGTGGCAGCTGcagggagaagaagaagctccCCATATCTGACATGAACTCTCAGCTCACCTGCCCTGCCTGCACTGAAACATTTACAGCAGTGGAGGTGGCTAGACCTAGAAGTGTTGCTGCTTCGCCTGTCGCTGAGAACTCCTCGCAGTCCAGCAGTGCTGCTCTTGTTCCAGCTTCTGATGTGGTGGTTGTGCCGTTCAACCTGAATGCAAGAGCTGCTCGTGAGGGAGGTCAGCTAAGTAGGGCATTCCCTAAGTCTGAGGTTGACAAGCTTCTGAAAGAAAGGATGAAGGAGATCATAGAACTGAAGCTCAAGGAGGGGAAGAAGGGAGATGGTAATGGACAGTAGCTGCTGAGCCATCCCAAGGTTCGTTGCTATtgtaaaaaacaaagttactttttgttgtttcaaaAGTTTCTGTTTGCAATTTTCTACATGTTTTTtagttaattactaattaattaaagtttcttccaatgtatttcttttttgagCTTTACTCTCATCCTTCCTTCTGTACCGCGAGGTACTAGTACTATGAGGTACTAAAATATTCACTCGTGCTATCCACCTCACAATCAAGTTGGTACTGAAATCCCGATTATTGGTGATGATAGATTGAACGGTCATGATTgcatggtaccttgaggtactagCTTGGTCATGTGGTGGATAACACGAGTAGAGATATTAGTACTTCATGGTACTAGTACTCGCGGTACAAGAGAAATGATGagagtaaaactttttttttattgaaaacatTTCATAGCAAAAGCATTGATATGTTCATACAATACATATTAACTAGTTGTAGACCCTTTATAAGTTCCAACATATATTAAATTCTGTATTGTTGCGAGGCATTGCATTTCCTAGCTAGTTCAATAGTTACTTACCAGTCCatgttctatatatatgtgctaagcttcctgtgaaaaaaaaaatgcatatacaATGAACAATTGAGTTCTATGAAATATATGTATCTTTCTGTTTTGATGTTGGGTTGAAATACCTATTACTGGTCTGTACATCGTTTGATTATCGTTCAGCCTTGTTAtagtatgaatttttttattattacataCCTAGCATGCATAGCTAGGATCAACATGAACAAACCTATTTATCACCTGAACGAATTTTCTGATTCTGATAGTACTTTGGTACCTACAGGTTCAGAAGAACAGTGGTGCAGTTCGAAGGTGGGAACCAGTGTCGCGAGTTGTGAGCATCTGCTTCTGCTAGTGTGCAACTTATGACTTCAGAATGGAGGATTCTTGAATAAATATTGCTGGATTGATGCTTTAAAACTatctagataaatatatttgccCCTAAACAAATGTTCAAGTAGAAGATACTACCGTATTTAAAGAAGTGTATGCTGAGAACCATGTCAGGTTCATTGCTATGGGAGAACCATAATGTTTATTTGCACTATTTTAGGGTATGCGAGCTTCGAAACATACATGGAGTGCTTCCTAGTGTTTTTATgccaattttatcatttatttgctATAGTAGAACATGAGTGCTCAACATAAAAAAGAGGAGGGGGAAAAGCCACATGGTGACACATTGGGAATGGAGGAACCATATCCACCTCTTATTTTCTAGTGTTGGCATAATACAGTAAGCACCTCATCTCTGTTGACACTAGGAGTGCTCTCTGGTGATATTCATGCTCTAGATGTCTCAGGTGTTGTCTCCTCTAGCTAGATGGTGCTCTTAGGTGCTATGCCCACTAGCTGGACGGTGCTCTCTGGTGGTCCTTACTAGCTGGAAAGTGTGGTTTGGCTATCCCCACCAAGCAGTTAGTACCCACCTAGACCCAATTGATGCTCTTTTATGGTCCCCATAGTTGGAAAATGCTCTCCAGTGGTGCCCATGCTCTAGGCAGTGCTCTCTAGTAGTCCCCGCTAGTCAAAAAATATGCTCTCAAGTGGTCTCCATGTTTCGGACGGTATTCTCCTGTGGTGTCCTCAGTTCGGGTAGTGCCCCATGGTGGGTTTCGTCAACCCAAACAATGCTCCTGTAATCTCTATGTTTTGGGCTATGCCTTCCTCCAGTGTCCTCCACAATTTGGATGGTTCTATTACATCTTTATGTCCTAGGTGGTGGTCTCTGGTAGCCTCTATCACTTAAGTAGTGCTCCCTTGTACCCATGTATTACTCTTTGATGGTCCTCTCAATCTAGATTTTGTTGCATGCCTAGTCCGCTTCACCTAGATTGTGTTTTCTAGTGGTCTCCACAATACATATGTGCTCTTAAGTGGTCCCTATCAGATGTCGAACATGCAATGTACATGTTAAAGACATGTGCACAAGATGTGATATGTAGTTGGACACCCTGCATCTGACGTTCAATGCATGTGCTTACCACAATTTTTTCCACACTAAATGCAAGTGTTAATGCATGTTGAATCTATTTATGGTAGACATTATGGCCTACACCTATATATTCAGTTATATAAAGAAGCATGTTTCTAATCTTACTCGACAATATAATGCAAGAAAAGTAGAATGGATAAAAGTAGATGGAGTAGTACTATTAATTTAATAATGCTTGTCACAACGAGTGTTTGCTGCATGTTCATATGTATTAGCCATGTTATAAGGCATAGTCAAGCTCCTTTCCAGGAAAGGTTGTAGCCACACAGTGAGACACACACTTGGGCTCTATAAGGAGCACGAGACTCATCAGTCATAAGGACCTCACTTTGTGTAGAACTCCATGCCCGCATTCCAATTAAGAAATAAAGCAAGGGCAGGGCGATTAAATTCACGAGGCCTAAACAATTCATGCATGTTCACTAATATTCTTGCGATTAGAAAAAACAAGGCGTATAGAATAAGGATGGAGAGGTCAGCAGGCCTGGGCCTGTCaagctgcatgcatgtctgCAGCTACGCTTCACGAATGACCCTCACGTACTTGTTGTCCTTGTCACTAGCTTCCTTCTGCGCGACGCATGACATGACATGACGGCCGGCTAAGCTAGCTGATTCTGTTATGCTCTGCCGATAATCTGCTCCTGTCTGGgaacagaagaagaaaacgAGGAAAAACAGTGTAGAGAAATAAACAAGGGAGAAGGGGAAGCAAAAATGGGGATTTTGGTTGTTTATCCAAATTCGTTGGGTTAGTCCCGAATTTCTGGTGGATACTGGTTAATCTTAAGTGGTCCCAAGGTAAATAAATTAGTTACCAATAGAA is part of the Oryza brachyantha chromosome 11, ObraRS2, whole genome shotgun sequence genome and encodes:
- the LOC121055749 gene encoding uncharacterized protein LOC121055749, whose translation is MAWSDLVWGAVLQQQSSLGKFINFDLVNSEKVLKMEGKTEGTSSTPPALAYIPRYDKDDEHRPAIICALTALPIPPAAAQTAAEASASAHAKWQRRTFWTECGSCREKKKLPISDMNSQLTCPACTETFTAVEVARPRSVAASPVAENSSQSSSAALVPASDVVVVPFNLNARAAREGGQLSRAFPKSEVDKLLKERMKEIIELKLKEGKKGDGNGQ